Part of the Aureitalea marina genome, GCCGTCAGGCTATAATCCGTATGGTCACCTTAGGGATTACCGGATTTGACACTCCAGGAACAACCATGGGCATTTCGGATACATATACAGTATTAAACTCATTGCAACAGTCCTTTCAATATTACGAATATGAACTGGAGAACGTGAAACAGCAACAAATGTTCAAAAAAGTCAATAATCTTTTTGATCAGGCTGGACGTCAGACCAGGAAAAAAGGATTTGAAAACTTTGATCGGTTAAAATTCATCAAAGAATATGCTCAACCTTTATATGCCAGCTTGCTCGAAGTTCATCTCGCCTTGGACTATGAAACCATTGAAGAGGTCTCCCGCTTTCCATTAGCCGTTAATTATACAGAGGACAATATCTTTTCTGAAAATTTCCTCAATCCATTTTACTATGTGAGCCTGGAAGACAGCGATCAGGTTGACGACCTGGAGGAGTTGGGGAAGTTGTTATTCTTTGACCCTATACTTTCAAGTGACAATCGGATGTCTTGTGCGAGTTGCCACTTACCGGAAAAAGCCTTTACAGACGGGATGAGAACTAGTATTTCCAATACAGGTCATCCTTTAAAGCGCAACTCCATGACACTTAATTATGCCGTTTATGCTTCTGGCTATTTCCATGATATGCGCGTAAAACGCTTGGAGGACCAATTTGAACACGTCGTTTTTTCCGAGGACGAATTTGACAGCAATTATGCCAGCATAATTGATAAATTAAATAAAAGTCCGAAATACGCAGACCGCTTCCAAGCCATTTTCCAAGACCCAAGGTCAAAGATTAGGAATCACCATATTGATTATGCGTTGACGGCCTATGTTATGAGCCTCAATTCGTTTGACAGTCCGGTGGACCAGTATTTTCAGGGAAAAAGAGAAGATTTGCCGGCTGAAATTAAACGAGGATTTAACCTTTTCACAGGGAAAGCTGCATGTGCAACCTGCCACTTCGCTCCCTTGTTTTCCGGGACAGTTCCTCCACTTTATGTAGAATCTGAAAGTGAAGTTTTGGGTGTTCCAAATGACAAAAACACCCCTCTTGTTTTAGACGACGATAGGGGACGAATCTCCAATGGTAATATGCGGGAAGTTGCAGAGTTCTTCGTGAGTTCTTTTAAAACTCCAACGGTTAGAAATATTGACAAGACAGGGCCATATATGCACAACGGTGTGTTTGCGAGTTTAGAGGAGGTTATGGACTTCTACAATGAAGGTGGAGGGGCTGGTCGTGGCATATCACTGGAGCATCAGACGCTCGCTCCCGACCCACTTGGTCTAACGAAGCAGGAGATATCGGATATCATTGCATTCATGAAGGCTCTTTCGGACACTACCGTTTACGACAACCACGTTCAATTGCCACAGGATTTTAGTCAGCAGCGTCTCAATGGACGACGTGTCGTTGGCTTCGATTAGATATTCTGACCAGGTAAAGCCATGGTATTGAAAAGCTTGGCCTTAGTCATGAACAGTTTATTCTCCAGATCGATCTCCTTCAACTGGGCGTCGATCAGTTTGGTCTCCCGGGCGTTGATCAGGAAGAGGGAACTGTCTCCTACGCCAAATTTGCGCTCTTCTGCCCTGAGCATCCTCTCGTAATTGACAACAATATCCGAGATCAACCCTCGCTGAACCACATAAGAGTCTAAAGCGGTGTAAACCTGGGCGATCTTGTTTCTCAACCGGAACTGCTCACTAATCAGGTCCAGGCTGGCGTCCTGTAGCTTGATCTTAGCCAGTTTCAGATCTCCTCTTTCTTTCCTCAGGAACAGGGGGAAGGCAAATTCGATCCTGCCTTTGTAGTTAGCCGCCTGGAAGGAATTTCCAACGTCTGGGGTTTCGGTCAGGAAATTGTACTCCAGGTTAATGACAGGCAACAATCGGCTGGCCTTAAATTTTTGGTCCACCTCCAGTTGCTCTACCTTAAAGCGCATGGATCGAAGTTTAGGATGCTCATCCAGGGGAATATCACTGAGCGGCCTTTCTTCTATACTAAGGGTCAGATCGATCTCCCCATTGAGTTCTAAAACTGGTTTGACGGTCTCTTGCAGAATCACTGGAACCTGGTCTTCCAGCCACAGATAGTTGGACAGGTTTAGTTCTGCTTTGCGCAAATTGATCCCTGCTTGCTCCAGGCTCAAAGTCCTGTTCTGAACCGGGATATATGCCTCTACGGTATCTATGGCTGCTTGGCCCCTAATTCAACGGCACGGCTCACAGCTCTGTGTCGAAGTTCCGCGTTTTGGAGAAACTCCTCATAGGTCAGGGCTTCCTTATAAGCTTTGACCCAATCAAAATAGGCTAGGGATGCATCAAAAAGCAGTTGGTTGATCAACAGTTGCTGATCTGCAGCAGTTTGCTCCTGGAACAGTTTGGCTCTCCTTAGGGTCGCCATGCGATCATTTATAAACAGGTCCCGACCCACAGAGACGGAAATTCCGGCATTAAATAATCCATCATCCGGCACCGTTCTCTCCGGGTTCAGGAATTCACCGTCATTCTGTTCGAAGCCAGCCTTTAACTCTATCCCATACCAGGTAGGGATCTTAAAGGTTGCATTCAAAAGATCGTAATATTCACTACCCTTGAACTCTTTGGCATCGTAATCGACCTCCAACTTAGGATCGAACCCACCTCGTGCCTTCATCAGATTAGCCTGGGCGGCATCGATGGTGAGGTTGCCTGCTTGGCTATGGGGTGATATTTCTTGACATAGCCCAGGTACTCCCTAAAACCGAGAACAATGGAATCCTCCTCGGCAGCTGCACTAGCTTGAAGCTGGCCAATGCACAGTTGAGGAGTGTATAGGATCAATATGAGAATTAATAGCCTCATTTTTTTACACTTTTATCGGCTAGAGCTGTCGTTGGCTGATAGTAGTTAGGAGGGAAGCCATTGAGTTGACGCCAGGCCTCCAAACCAGATCCGGACGATCACCCTTGGCCAAAGGAGCACGAGTAGGATCTGGTGCCAAGACCATTGCGCTACTGGACGATGTACCGATCTGGTTTGAGGCCTGGCGTCAACTCAATGGCTTCCCTCCTAACTACTATCAGCCAACGACAGCTCTAGCCGATAAAAGTGTAAAAAAATGAGGCTATTAATTCTCATATTGATCCTATACACTCCTCAACTGTGCATTGGCCAGCTTCAAGCTAGTGCAGCTGCCGAGGAGGATTCCATTGTTCTCGGTTTTAGGGAGTACCTGGGCTATGTCAAGAAATATCACCCCATAGCCAAGCAGGCCAACCTCACCATCGATGCCGCCCAGGCTAATCTGATGAAGGCACGAGGTGGGTTCGATCCTAAGTTGGAGGTCGATTACGATGCCAAAGAGTTCAAGGGTAGTGAATATTACGATCTTTTGAATGCAACCTTTAAGATCCCTACCTGGTATGGGATAGAGTTAAAGGCTGGCTTCGAACAGAATGACGGTGAATTCCTGAACCCGGAGAGAACGGTGCCGGATGATGGATTATTTAATGCCGGAATTTCCGTCTCTGTGGGTCGGGACCTGTTTATAAATGATCGCATGGCGACCCTAAGGAGAGCCAAACTGTTCCAGGAGCAAACTGCTGCAGATCAGCAACTGTTGATCAACCAACTGCTTTTTGATGCATCCCTAGCCTATTTTGATTGGGTCAAAGCTTATAAGGAAGCCCTGACCTATGAGGAGTTTCTCCAAAACGCGGAACTTCGACACAGAGCTGTGAGCCGTGCCGTTGAATTAGGGGCCCAAGCAGCCATAGATACCGTAGAGGCATATATCCCGGTTCAGAACAGGACTTTGAGCCTGGAGCAAGCAGGGATCAATTTGCGCAAAGCAGAACTAAACCTGTCCAACTATCTGTGGCTGGAAGACCAGGTTCCAGTGATTCTGCAAGAGACCGTCAAACCAGTTTTAGAACTCAATGGGGAGATCGATCTGACCCTTAGTATAGAAGAAAGGCCGCTCAGTGATATTCCCCTGGATGAGCATCCTAAACTTCGATCCATGCGCTTTAAGGTAGAGCAACTGGAGGTGGACCAAAAATTTAAGGCCAGCCGATTGTTGCCTGTCATTAACCTGGAGTACAATTTCCTGACCGAAACCCCAGACGTTGGAAATTCCTTCCAGGCGGCTAACTACAAAGGCAGGATCGAATTTGCCTTCCCCCTGTTCCTGAGGAAAGAAAGAGGAGATCTGAAACTGGCTAAGATCAAGCTACAGGACGCCAGCCTGGACCTGATTAGTGAGCAGTTCCGGTTGAGAAACAAGATCGCCCAGGTTTACACCGCTTTAGACTCTTATGTGGTTCAGCGAGGGTTGATCTCGGATATTGTTGTCAATTACGAGAGGATGCTCAGGGCAGAAGAGCGCAAATTTGGCGTAGGAGACAGTTCCCTCTTCCTGATCAACGCCCGGGAGACCAAACTGATCGACGCCCAGTTGAAGGAGATCGATCTGGAGAATAAACTGTTCATGACTAAGGCCAAGCTTTTCAATACCATGGCTTTACCTGGTCAGAATATCTAATCGAAGCCAACGACACGTCGTCCATTGAGACGCTGCTGACTAAAATCCTGTGGCAATTGAACGTGGTTGTCGTAAACGGTAGTGTCCGAAAGAGCCTTCATGAATGCAATGATATCCGATATCTCCTGCTTCGTTAGACCAAGTGGGTCGGGAGCGAGCGTCTGATGCTCCAGTGATATGCCACGACCAGCCCCTCCACCTTCATTGTAGAAGTCCATAACCTCCTCTAAACTCGCAAACACACCGTTGTGCATATATGGCCCTGTCTTGTCAATATTTCTAACCGTTGGAGTTTTAAAAGAACTCACGAAGAACTCTGCAACTTCCCGCATATTACCATTGGAGATTCGTCCCCTATCGTCGTCTAAAACAAGAGGGGTTTTTTGTCATTTGGAACACCCAAAACTTCACTTTCAGATTCTACATAAAGTGGAGGAACTGTCCCGGAAAACAAGGGAGCGAAGTGGCAGGTTGCACATGCAGCTTTCCCTGTGAAAAGGTTAAATCCTCGTTTAATTTCAGCCGGCAAATCTTCTCTTTTT contains:
- a CDS encoding TolC family protein; protein product: MSLEQAGINLRKAELNLSNYLWLEDQVPVILQETVKPVLELNGEIDLTLSIEERPLSDIPLDEHPKLRSMRFKVEQLEVDQKFKASRLLPVINLEYNFLTETPDVGNSFQAANYKGRIEFAFPLFLRKERGDLKLAKIKLQDASLDLISEQFRLRNKIAQVYTALDSYVVQRGLISDIVVNYERMLRAEERKFGVGDSSLFLINARETKLIDAQLKEIDLENKLFMTKAKLFNTMALPGQNI
- a CDS encoding TolC family protein; translation: MRLLILILILYTPQLCIGQLQASAAAEEDSIVLGFREYLGYVKKYHPIAKQANLTIDAAQANLMKARGGFDPKLEVDYDAKEFKGSEYYDLLNATFKIPTWYGIELKAGFEQNDGEFLNPERTVPDDGLFNAGISVSVGRDLFINDRMATLRRAKLFQEQTAADQQLLINQLLFDASLAYFDWVKAYKEALTYEEFLQNAELRHRAVSRAVELGAQAAIDTVEAYIPVQNRTLSLEQAGINLRKAELNLSNYLWLEDQVPVILQETVKPVLELNGEIDLTLSIEERPLSDIPLDEHPKLRSMRFKVEQLEVDQKFKASRLLPVINLEYNFLTETPDVGNSFQAANYKGRIEFAFPLFLRKERGDLKLAKIKLQDASLDLISEQFRLRNKIAQVYTALDSYVVQRGLISDIVVNYERMLRAEERKFGVGDSSLFLINARETKLIDAQLKEIDLENKLFMTKAKLFNTMALPGQNI
- a CDS encoding cytochrome-c peroxidase, whose product is MRTDSLLLVGSLFISSLLILVSRPVIKQQPATYTQKAIGQINQQFKLDLKRFERELVRFENAVKDFSTEEILEKDLRNSYQSLRTSFKKVEFVLEYLDKEAYDKVLNGAPLPKLEPKVADFNILQPKGLQVIDELMAEEDLSAVLDDLVSQSKKLSTGATSVIAFSKDRRLTDRQFFEACRQAIIRMVTLGITGFDTPGTTMGISDTYTVLNSLQQSFQYYEYELENVKQQQMFKKVNNLFDQAGRQTRKKGFENFDRLKFIKEYAQPLYASLLEVHLALDYETIEEVSRFPLAVNYTEDNIFSENFLNPFYYVSLEDSDQVDDLEELGKLLFFDPILSSDNRMSCASCHLPEKAFTDGMRTSISNTGHPLKRNSMTLNYAVYASGYFHDMRVKRLEDQFEHVVFSEDEFDSNYASIIDKLNKSPKYADRFQAIFQDPRSKIRNHHIDYALTAYVMSLNSFDSPVDQYFQGKREDLPAEIKRGFNLFTGKAACATCHFAPLFSGTVPPLYVESESEVLGVPNDKNTPLVLDDDRGRISNGNMREVAEFFVSSFKTPTVRNIDKTGPYMHNGVFASLEEVMDFYNEGGGAGRGISLEHQTLAPDPLGLTKQEISDIIAFMKALSDTTVYDNHVQLPQDFSQQRLNGRRVVGFD
- a CDS encoding TolC family protein, translating into MKARGGFDPKLEVDYDAKEFKGSEYYDLLNATFKIPTWYGIELKAGFEQNDGEFLNPERTVPDDGLFNAGISVSVGRDLFINDRMATLRRAKLFQEQTAADQQLLINQLLFDASLAYFDWVKAYKEALTYEEFLQNAELRHRAVSRAVELGAKQP